In Alkalihalobacillus sp. FSL W8-0930, a single window of DNA contains:
- a CDS encoding SDR family oxidoreductase — MRLQDKVAIITGASQGIGEGITRTFAREGARVIVADVNKELGEQLVRELTEATIEAHFVEADVSNEDHVRSLIAKTVETYGGVDILVNNAAVTVRKSVEDTSLEEWQQILGVNLTGAFLCSKYAIPEMKKRGGGAIVNIASWHAEKTITRLAAYAASKGGLTALTRQMSLDLGPHNIRVNAVCPSTVDTPLLEKTFASLENPEEAFNQTLEFQPFGRIGTVDDIANACLFMVSDEASYVSGQTLMVDGAAINKIARPLMFD, encoded by the coding sequence ATGAGACTTCAAGATAAAGTGGCGATCATAACCGGAGCCAGTCAAGGAATTGGAGAAGGGATTACTCGAACATTTGCTAGAGAAGGAGCTCGAGTAATTGTTGCAGATGTAAATAAAGAATTAGGTGAACAGCTTGTTCGTGAATTAACAGAAGCAACAATTGAAGCTCATTTTGTAGAAGCGGACGTAAGTAATGAGGATCATGTAAGATCGCTGATTGCTAAAACAGTTGAGACCTATGGTGGAGTAGACATTTTGGTTAACAATGCAGCCGTAACGGTTCGCAAATCAGTAGAGGACACGTCGCTAGAAGAGTGGCAGCAGATTTTAGGGGTGAATCTAACGGGTGCATTTCTTTGTTCAAAATATGCCATTCCTGAAATGAAAAAGCGAGGCGGCGGAGCAATTGTGAACATTGCATCTTGGCACGCAGAGAAAACCATCACCCGACTTGCAGCCTACGCGGCATCAAAGGGTGGACTTACTGCTTTAACTAGACAAATGTCCCTAGATCTAGGCCCTCATAACATTCGTGTAAATGCGGTTTGTCCAAGCACGGTGGATACTCCACTTCTAGAAAAGACATTTGCAAGCCTGGAAAATCCCGAAGAAGCATTTAACCAAACGTTAGAGTTTCAACCATTTGGTCGAATTGGCACGGTTGATGATATTGCCAATGCCTGTCTGTTTATGGTGTCTGATGAGGCGTCCTATGTAAGTGGTCAAACCCTGATGGTTGATGGAGCGGCTATTAATAAAATCGCTCGTCCGCTTATGTTTGATTAA
- a CDS encoding LLM class flavin-dependent oxidoreductase, protein MNLGVFLAGTGHHVASWRHPRAKKDASMNFNYFKELAQTAEKGKFDLLFLADSLSINPKSHPNVMTRFEPFTILGALAQATTKIGLVATASTTYSEPFHIARQFASLDHLSEGRAGWNVVTSSIPDTAKNFSGTEHLEHSLRYDRADEFVDVVQGLWDSWEEEAFIRNQEAGVFFDPAKYHELNHTGNHFQVRGPLNVERTPQGQPVIVQAGSSKDGMALAAKYAEIIFTAQNNKEAAQTFYADIKKQVQENGRNSDDVKVLPGIFPIIGATVEEANQKYQELQDLIQPEVGLSILSTALGGFDLSDYPLDGPLPEINVEHSNAVKSRAQLIIDMAKRDELTIRQLYQYVAGSRGHHIFVGTPSQLADKLEEWFKDEACDGFNVMPPLLPEGLDQFVQDVVPILQERGLFRHEYDAPTLRGNLGIEEPLNRYTNGSNHDS, encoded by the coding sequence ATGAACCTAGGCGTCTTCTTGGCCGGAACAGGACATCATGTCGCTTCCTGGAGACATCCACGCGCCAAAAAAGATGCATCCATGAACTTTAACTACTTTAAAGAGCTTGCGCAAACAGCAGAAAAAGGAAAATTTGATCTTCTTTTTCTTGCAGATAGCTTATCGATAAACCCAAAATCTCATCCAAACGTCATGACGAGGTTTGAACCTTTTACGATCCTTGGAGCCCTGGCTCAAGCAACTACAAAGATTGGACTAGTCGCTACTGCATCTACAACGTACAGTGAACCATTTCACATTGCACGCCAGTTTGCTTCCCTCGACCACTTGTCCGAGGGACGTGCAGGGTGGAACGTGGTGACATCATCCATTCCTGATACAGCTAAGAACTTTAGTGGAACTGAACACCTCGAGCATAGCCTGCGATATGACCGGGCAGACGAATTCGTAGATGTTGTCCAAGGACTTTGGGATTCATGGGAAGAAGAGGCGTTTATTCGTAACCAAGAAGCTGGGGTATTCTTCGACCCAGCCAAATATCACGAATTGAATCACACTGGCAATCACTTCCAGGTTAGAGGGCCTCTTAACGTGGAGCGCACTCCACAAGGACAACCGGTTATTGTACAAGCCGGATCATCTAAGGATGGAATGGCACTTGCAGCGAAGTATGCTGAAATTATCTTTACTGCACAAAATAACAAAGAAGCGGCACAGACGTTTTATGCCGATATTAAGAAGCAGGTACAAGAAAACGGTCGCAATTCAGACGATGTAAAGGTTCTTCCTGGAATCTTTCCAATTATCGGAGCTACTGTTGAGGAAGCGAATCAAAAGTATCAAGAATTACAGGATCTCATTCAACCTGAGGTGGGACTTAGCATTTTATCAACAGCTCTTGGTGGCTTTGATTTATCAGACTACCCTTTAGATGGACCACTGCCGGAGATTAATGTTGAACACTCTAATGCTGTTAAAAGCCGGGCCCAGCTTATCATTGACATGGCCAAGCGCGATGAATTAACCATTCGCCAGCTTTATCAATATGTTGCTGGATCCCGCGGCCATCATATTTTTGTTGGAACACCTTCACAACTTGCAGACAAGTTAGAAGAATGGTTCAAAGATGAAGCTTGTGATGGTTTCAATGTGATGCCTCCACTTCTTCCAGAAGGCTTGGATCAGTTTGTTCAAGACGTCGTTCCCATCTTACAGGAGCGTGGACTGTTCCGACATGAATATGACGCGCCTACATTAAGAGGGAACCTTGGAATAGAAGAACCGTTAAATCGTTATACGAATGGGTCAAATCATGACTCATAA
- a CDS encoding GNAT family N-acetyltransferase produces the protein MTHNSSYRLATIEDATEILDLTLRAYAPIRELGIHFAAATADIDLVKKNIANNACYVMIRDNKIIATASLRMPWGLQPGPFGVPHLWWFATDPTHAQKGDGSDFLHWIENTVVADQLKAPYLSLGTADKHPWLIGMYERRGYERAGSADLGKGHITVYLKKTILPHLIL, from the coding sequence ATGACTCATAATTCTTCTTATCGATTAGCTACAATTGAGGATGCAACAGAGATACTGGATCTCACATTACGAGCGTATGCACCCATCCGAGAATTAGGAATTCATTTTGCCGCTGCAACGGCTGACATCGACCTAGTGAAAAAGAACATAGCGAACAACGCATGCTATGTCATGATTCGGGACAATAAGATCATTGCAACAGCTAGCCTACGGATGCCATGGGGACTGCAGCCTGGTCCCTTTGGTGTCCCACATCTTTGGTGGTTTGCAACAGATCCGACTCATGCCCAAAAAGGAGACGGAAGCGACTTTCTTCATTGGATTGAAAACACGGTTGTCGCGGATCAACTTAAGGCTCCTTACCTTTCACTTGGTACAGCAGACAAGCATCCTTGGTTAATTGGAATGTACGAACGCCGGGGATACGAGCGTGCAGGTAGCGCTGACCTTGGGAAGGGTCACATAACGGTTTATTTAAAGAAAACCATCTTGCCACACCTTATTTTATAA
- a CDS encoding amino acid ABC transporter substrate-binding protein: protein MKRTHKITLALGLTSILALTACGSGDSSAEGGEESKVLHVGATGQSYPFAYKEGDKLQGFDVEVIEHVAEKIGYDVDWTLMEFSGVMGQLQSGKLDTVANQVAVTEEREELYDFSDTYSYAGTQIVVAEDNDEINGLEDLAGKEVAAVLGSNHAKNLESKDPDGEINIRTYETQEGTLNDVALGRVDAYVNGRSVLLAQLELNDLPLKLVGDPIVYEEVGFPFSKENAELREDVNQALAELRADGTLSELSEKYFKDDVTEPINEEQE, encoded by the coding sequence ATGAAACGTACACATAAAATCACTCTCGCACTAGGATTAACCAGTATTCTCGCACTAACTGCCTGTGGTTCAGGAGATTCATCTGCAGAGGGTGGAGAAGAAAGCAAAGTTCTACATGTAGGAGCAACAGGTCAGAGCTACCCATTCGCGTATAAAGAAGGAGACAAGCTTCAAGGTTTTGACGTTGAAGTCATTGAGCATGTTGCTGAGAAAATTGGCTACGATGTTGATTGGACGTTAATGGAATTCAGTGGTGTAATGGGACAGCTTCAATCAGGGAAGCTTGATACGGTCGCAAATCAAGTGGCAGTAACTGAAGAACGTGAAGAGCTCTACGACTTCTCTGATACGTACTCGTATGCTGGTACGCAAATTGTCGTTGCTGAAGATAATGATGAAATCAACGGACTAGAAGATCTGGCTGGCAAAGAAGTAGCTGCAGTGCTTGGTTCAAACCATGCCAAGAACCTTGAAAGCAAAGACCCGGATGGTGAGATCAATATCCGCACGTATGAAACTCAGGAAGGTACATTAAATGATGTGGCACTAGGGCGTGTTGATGCTTACGTAAATGGACGTAGTGTACTACTTGCTCAATTAGAATTAAACGATCTGCCTCTTAAATTAGTTGGCGATCCGATCGTATATGAAGAAGTAGGGTTCCCATTTTCAAAAGAGAACGCTGAGCTTAGAGAAGACGTAAACCAAGCATTAGCAGAACTTCGCGCGGACGGAACACTTTCTGAACTATCTGAGAAATACTTTAAAGATGATGTGACTGAGCCTATTAACGAAGAACAAGAGTAA
- a CDS encoding amino acid ABC transporter permease, protein MNFDFDYMISVFPVLLKALPLTLLMAIVSMILAVVIGGVLALITKGKIPVLYQLASVYISFFRAVPTIVQLFLIYFGLPQLFPAFSSLDALSAAIIGLSLKNSSYLAEIFRAALYSVDEGQLEACMTVGMTKTQAYIHIIIPQAVRNAIPATGNTFIGLLKETALAFTIGVTEMLASGKMAAASTLRFFEAYMAVALIYWVLVIGYSALQSWFERKINRPYVR, encoded by the coding sequence ATGAATTTTGATTTTGATTATATGATATCTGTCTTTCCTGTTTTATTAAAGGCTCTACCTTTAACTTTGTTAATGGCCATTGTTTCAATGATCCTTGCTGTCGTTATTGGAGGAGTACTGGCTCTCATTACAAAAGGAAAAATTCCAGTACTGTATCAATTAGCTTCTGTATACATTTCCTTTTTCCGGGCGGTTCCAACCATTGTTCAGCTCTTCTTAATTTATTTTGGCCTGCCTCAGCTCTTCCCGGCATTCAGCTCTTTGGATGCCTTATCTGCAGCCATCATCGGATTAAGCTTAAAGAACTCATCCTATCTAGCCGAAATCTTTCGAGCGGCGCTTTACTCTGTTGATGAGGGGCAGCTTGAAGCATGTATGACTGTTGGAATGACTAAAACACAAGCATATATTCACATCATCATTCCACAAGCGGTTCGTAATGCCATCCCTGCAACTGGGAACACCTTTATCGGCTTACTAAAGGAAACAGCGCTCGCGTTCACAATTGGTGTAACAGAAATGCTTGCATCCGGGAAAATGGCCGCCGCTTCTACCCTACGTTTCTTTGAAGCGTATATGGCCGTCGCTCTCATTTACTGGGTGTTAGTCATTGGCTATAGTGCATTACAAAGCTGGTTTGAACGAAAAATTAACAGGCCATATGTACGTTAG
- a CDS encoding amino acid ABC transporter ATP-binding protein — MIEVKQIKKRFGEHIVLDGIDLNVKNGEVVAVIGPSGSGKSTLLRCLNLLEQPEAGMIQVGNTQLNAASYSKKEAHALRRESAMVFQNYNLFKNKTVLENIAASLRITKKMSKAEAHKIAFELLEQVGLTDKAQSYPITLSGGQQQRVGIARALAVNPTALLLDEPTSALDPELVSEVLQVIRSIAKKDTTMIIVTHELAFAREVADRVIFMADGHIVEEGNARELFDNPKQERTKRFIKQLNQTEEADR, encoded by the coding sequence GTGATTGAGGTTAAACAAATTAAAAAACGATTTGGCGAGCATATTGTGTTGGATGGCATCGACCTTAATGTAAAAAATGGCGAAGTGGTCGCCGTAATCGGTCCATCTGGTTCGGGAAAATCAACCCTCCTGCGTTGCTTAAATCTTCTTGAACAACCTGAAGCAGGGATGATTCAGGTTGGTAACACACAACTCAATGCAGCGAGCTACTCAAAGAAGGAAGCTCATGCATTGCGGAGAGAATCCGCTATGGTCTTCCAGAACTACAATCTTTTTAAAAATAAAACGGTATTAGAAAATATTGCAGCTTCCCTACGTATTACGAAAAAAATGAGCAAAGCAGAGGCTCACAAAATCGCCTTTGAGTTGTTGGAGCAAGTAGGCTTAACTGATAAAGCACAGTCATACCCTATCACCTTATCAGGCGGGCAACAGCAGCGTGTAGGAATCGCCCGCGCACTTGCTGTGAACCCTACCGCTCTTCTACTGGATGAGCCTACCTCAGCACTTGATCCAGAGCTTGTCTCAGAGGTTTTACAGGTGATCAGGTCCATCGCTAAAAAAGATACAACCATGATTATCGTTACTCACGAATTAGCTTTTGCTCGCGAAGTAGCTGACCGCGTCATCTTTATGGCGGACGGTCACATCGTCGAAGAAGGCAATGCACGTGAGCTGTTTGACAATCCAAAGCAGGAACGTACGAAACGATTTATTAAACAACTGAATCAAACGGAAGAAGCAGACCGGTAA
- a CDS encoding MmgE/PrpD family protein translates to MTCWTSTLSHLVAHSEPSDEAILSAKKGLLDYLASSLTAGQTATGKLLMRWFDEEGGHADVPLLGMHKNASARQATLFNGYLGHALDLDDVHTDVRGHPSTVILPALLSVAATGSYTGKRFLEAYVVGVEVMARLGLSIGNQHYTKGWHNTATLGGIAAACACAYLQEFTAEKIERAIGLAATQSSGMRNQFGTEVKPLHAGFAAENGYTASKLTELGLAGSNDTLDGESGFLTLYGDGAEHANQLTEGWGDSWKISKPGLWFKLYSFCSAAFHAADACKELISQYTFTLEDIQRIEVIYPPKGDSALIHTRPQTGDEGRFSVEYIVALFLTNRTATLSDFTDEVIPESIRHVMNMVTRQYDATIRPSPHAVPKGRFTIVRIHLENGTTIESRVDAPLGSTDKPLSIDQLIQKLNAACSAVQVKQIKQAVHGLDAASTMDELIEAIR, encoded by the coding sequence ATGACATGCTGGACAAGTACTTTATCACACCTCGTTGCGCACTCCGAGCCGAGTGACGAGGCGATTTTATCAGCGAAAAAGGGATTGCTTGATTATCTTGCCTCAAGCCTGACAGCGGGTCAGACCGCTACCGGCAAATTACTCATGAGATGGTTTGATGAAGAAGGTGGACATGCAGATGTGCCCCTACTTGGAATGCACAAGAATGCGTCGGCAAGGCAAGCGACCTTATTTAATGGGTACTTAGGCCATGCACTGGATCTTGATGATGTACACACCGACGTACGAGGACATCCAAGCACCGTCATATTGCCAGCCCTGCTCTCTGTCGCTGCAACAGGTTCATACACTGGGAAACGCTTTTTGGAAGCGTATGTGGTCGGAGTTGAAGTGATGGCTCGTTTAGGACTCTCGATTGGGAATCAGCACTATACAAAAGGTTGGCATAATACGGCGACACTCGGAGGCATTGCTGCGGCATGTGCCTGCGCCTATTTACAAGAGTTCACCGCTGAAAAGATAGAGCGCGCAATTGGGCTCGCCGCAACCCAGAGCTCAGGGATGCGCAATCAGTTTGGGACAGAGGTCAAACCATTACATGCAGGGTTCGCTGCAGAAAATGGTTATACTGCTTCCAAGCTAACAGAGCTAGGTTTAGCTGGTTCAAACGATACGTTAGACGGGGAAAGTGGATTTCTTACACTCTACGGTGACGGCGCGGAACATGCTAATCAACTAACGGAGGGATGGGGCGACTCATGGAAGATCTCAAAGCCCGGTCTTTGGTTTAAGTTATATTCATTCTGCTCAGCCGCCTTCCACGCAGCCGATGCATGCAAGGAACTAATCAGCCAATACACATTCACCCTAGAAGACATCCAAAGGATTGAGGTCATCTACCCGCCAAAAGGCGATTCAGCGCTCATTCACACTCGCCCTCAAACAGGTGATGAAGGCCGGTTTAGTGTTGAGTACATCGTCGCTTTGTTCCTTACCAATCGGACAGCAACTCTATCAGATTTCACTGATGAAGTCATACCAGAATCTATCCGCCATGTGATGAACATGGTAACGAGGCAGTATGATGCTACGATTAGGCCATCGCCTCACGCTGTGCCAAAGGGACGATTTACAATCGTGCGTATTCATTTAGAGAATGGAACCACCATTGAATCAAGAGTTGATGCCCCACTCGGATCAACGGACAAACCACTTTCAATCGATCAGCTTATACAGAAACTGAATGCGGCCTGTAGCGCAGTACAAGTAAAACAAATCAAGCAGGCTGTGCACGGTCTTGATGCAGCATCTACAATGGATGAACTCATTGAAGCTATTCGTTAA
- a CDS encoding sodium-dependent transporter, with protein MSNATEQWSSKLGFIYATAGSAIGLGAIWKFPYIAGQSGGGAFFLVFLLLTLFLGVPLLIGEYILGRHSGKDAIQTYKTLAPRSPFQVTGWLGVVCCFLILSFYSVIGGWSLLYLGSSVTGQLSNLSLNESQDYFGQLIASPGLALGAQLVFILLTALVVAKGVQKGIEQVSKWMIPSLLVLLVILAAYSLTLDGAVEGIQYLLAPDFSAVDGETILFALGQSFFALSVGVSVMVTFSSYASKQQNLPASAMTLAIMNVLVALLAGLVIFPGVFTFGFQPDEGPALIFAVLPAIFEQIAFGQILLIAFFVLFLFAALSTAFSLLEIIVAAFVRGNQDKRKQASWLFGFLIFLVGIPSTLSYGVLSDFFIGGRSFFDAVDYMTSNVLMPLGALLICLFIPRKINKDILLQEFQSGSNAGKKLFVLWYALVKYIVPFAIVIVFIDQLFGLNLITLIFE; from the coding sequence ATGTCAAACGCAACCGAACAATGGTCATCTAAGCTTGGATTTATCTATGCAACAGCCGGCAGCGCAATTGGTCTTGGCGCAATCTGGAAATTCCCGTACATTGCCGGTCAAAGTGGAGGCGGCGCTTTCTTTCTCGTCTTCCTATTACTTACACTGTTTTTAGGTGTACCCTTATTAATTGGAGAATACATTCTTGGTCGTCATTCTGGAAAGGACGCCATTCAAACATATAAAACACTGGCTCCGCGATCACCCTTTCAAGTAACCGGATGGCTTGGGGTTGTCTGCTGTTTTCTCATCCTGTCCTTTTACAGTGTGATTGGCGGTTGGTCCTTGTTATACCTCGGATCTTCAGTCACTGGCCAGCTTTCTAACCTATCATTAAATGAATCACAGGACTATTTCGGTCAGCTTATTGCAAGTCCTGGACTCGCACTAGGTGCTCAGCTTGTCTTTATCCTACTAACCGCACTTGTTGTAGCGAAAGGTGTTCAAAAAGGAATCGAACAAGTCAGCAAATGGATGATTCCATCCCTACTCGTGTTATTAGTGATTCTAGCCGCTTATTCCTTAACACTTGATGGCGCAGTCGAAGGCATTCAATATCTGCTTGCACCTGATTTTTCAGCAGTTGATGGAGAGACGATTCTTTTTGCCTTAGGGCAATCCTTTTTCGCATTATCTGTTGGGGTTTCGGTTATGGTTACCTTTAGCTCCTATGCCTCAAAACAACAGAATCTTCCTGCCTCAGCGATGACACTGGCCATTATGAATGTCTTAGTTGCACTACTGGCAGGGCTTGTGATCTTCCCGGGTGTGTTCACGTTCGGCTTCCAGCCAGATGAAGGACCTGCCTTAATTTTCGCCGTATTACCTGCAATCTTTGAACAAATTGCCTTTGGACAAATTTTGTTAATCGCGTTTTTTGTTTTATTTTTATTTGCTGCATTAAGCACGGCCTTCTCATTACTTGAGATTATTGTTGCTGCATTTGTTCGAGGAAATCAGGACAAGCGCAAACAGGCAAGCTGGCTTTTTGGATTCCTCATTTTTCTAGTTGGAATTCCATCTACATTATCGTACGGCGTACTTTCCGACTTTTTTATCGGAGGTCGATCCTTTTTCGATGCAGTCGATTACATGACAAGTAATGTATTAATGCCACTCGGCGCCTTGTTAATCTGTCTATTTATTCCTCGGAAAATAAATAAAGACATCCTCTTGCAGGAATTTCAATCCGGCTCCAACGCCGGCAAAAAACTATTTGTCCTCTGGTATGCTCTCGTCAAATATATAGTGCCATTTGCGATTGTCATTGTTTTTATTGATCAATTATTTGGCTTAAATCTAATCACACTCATATTTGAATAA
- a CDS encoding YxeA family protein — MMKKVGITFILVIVAAIAGYMVFTSFQEEDYYVKIVDEGVEPADAPPEATNRNYETLGITKDGDSETIEFSGMKKLRMGAYLTVTMRNGEAKTYQEVNESDVPEEIKKELDEQS, encoded by the coding sequence ATGATGAAAAAAGTAGGAATTACGTTTATTTTAGTAATCGTCGCAGCCATTGCGGGGTACATGGTCTTTACTAGCTTTCAAGAAGAAGACTATTATGTAAAGATTGTAGATGAGGGAGTTGAGCCCGCTGATGCTCCACCAGAGGCGACCAATCGAAATTACGAAACACTTGGTATAACAAAAGATGGAGATAGTGAAACGATTGAATTTAGTGGTATGAAAAAATTACGTATGGGAGCGTATCTCACCGTCACAATGAGAAATGGTGAAGCAAAGACCTATCAAGAAGTGAACGAATCGGATGTTCCTGAGGAGATTAAGAAAGAGTTAGACGAACAATCATAA
- a CDS encoding AEC family transporter, translating into MWHFLLEIVIQVMLPIFVLLLAGALLHRKFSFHLASFSKLLTNFFLPVVVFVNISNSNLDAGLLLDIGGFLVIQFVILAFLSWGLVKLLKIDSSLAPTFQNSIVLMNSGNFGLPVSQLVFAGNPLGISVQVIVLMFQNLITYTYGLMISASTKSNGSWSNLLELFKTPIIYALVVGLIFYQVPWEIPAFIQTPMEQVSNGFIALALIVLGAQIAYPTLKQFSLLFFVSIVGRLVAAPLIGLLVIWVMGLDGTVAQGLLIASSFPMSRNSALFALEYNNHPEYAAQAVLVSTIASCFTVTFFIYFSQLLF; encoded by the coding sequence ATGTGGCATTTTTTATTGGAGATCGTTATTCAAGTCATGCTTCCAATCTTTGTTTTACTACTAGCAGGAGCACTGCTTCATCGAAAGTTTTCCTTTCACTTAGCTTCCTTTTCAAAGCTATTAACGAACTTTTTCCTTCCTGTCGTTGTGTTTGTTAATATCTCAAATAGTAATTTGGATGCTGGATTATTACTTGATATTGGTGGATTCTTAGTGATTCAATTTGTTATTTTGGCTTTTCTTAGCTGGGGGTTGGTGAAGCTTTTAAAGATCGATTCAAGCCTTGCACCAACTTTTCAAAATAGTATTGTGCTAATGAATTCTGGGAATTTTGGGTTGCCGGTTAGTCAATTGGTCTTTGCGGGAAACCCACTTGGTATTTCCGTACAGGTTATTGTACTGATGTTCCAAAATTTAATTACGTATACATATGGCCTCATGATCTCGGCATCAACTAAATCAAATGGCTCTTGGAGCAACCTATTAGAGCTGTTTAAAACACCGATTATTTATGCTCTTGTAGTAGGATTGATTTTTTATCAAGTGCCTTGGGAGATTCCAGCCTTTATTCAGACACCTATGGAGCAAGTTTCGAATGGGTTTATTGCGCTAGCATTAATTGTATTGGGAGCGCAAATTGCCTACCCAACCCTTAAGCAATTCTCTCTGTTGTTTTTTGTTTCGATTGTCGGGAGACTTGTGGCAGCTCCGCTTATTGGACTCCTCGTTATCTGGGTGATGGGATTGGACGGCACCGTGGCGCAGGGTCTTTTAATTGCAAGCTCGTTCCCCATGTCGAGAAATAGTGCACTATTTGCCTTGGAGTACAACAATCATCCGGAGTATGCAGCGCAGGCTGTACTCGTTTCAACGATTGCCAGCTGCTTCACCGTGACCTTCTTTATTTATTTCAGTCAACTTTTGTTTTAA
- a CDS encoding 3-hydroxyisobutyryl-CoA hydrolase, producing MTADVQTYVTKTGVGIITLNREKALNSLSSKMVKMINETLHAWRGAGDVHIVLLEGSGKKAFCAGGDIKELYYNGNSDEGRAKSTAFLELEYDTDQLVSDYPKPIVALMDGIVMGGGVGLSYGADVRIVTEKTKWAMPETAISFFPDVGAAYFLNQASKSTGMYLGLVGETIQAGDAIAIGVADWYVQSEDVAKLRDELIHREWREVKEIRTSIDDCVRKLGKPAPESERLHHLTPFIEKHFSHSSITEVMNSLREDASSDAKCVYNKLQNRSPLSLCVTFAHVTNGTNLTSFHEALVIDKYVASRFMECDDFYEGVRCLLVDKGTEPTFEYQSVQEVPTETVQSILEK from the coding sequence ATGACAGCAGACGTCCAGACATATGTAACGAAAACCGGAGTTGGGATCATTACCTTAAATAGAGAAAAGGCATTGAATTCACTTTCATCAAAAATGGTGAAGATGATAAATGAAACCCTGCATGCGTGGAGGGGGGCGGGTGATGTACATATAGTCCTGTTAGAAGGTTCAGGGAAGAAAGCCTTTTGTGCAGGTGGGGATATCAAGGAGCTCTATTATAATGGAAATAGTGATGAGGGTAGAGCTAAATCAACTGCCTTTCTTGAATTAGAATATGATACAGATCAACTGGTATCCGATTACCCTAAGCCAATTGTTGCTCTTATGGACGGAATCGTTATGGGAGGCGGTGTTGGTCTTTCCTACGGTGCGGATGTTCGCATAGTAACTGAAAAAACAAAATGGGCCATGCCAGAAACAGCGATTAGCTTCTTTCCAGATGTCGGTGCAGCTTACTTTCTAAATCAAGCTTCTAAATCGACTGGAATGTATTTGGGTCTTGTTGGAGAAACCATTCAAGCGGGTGATGCAATAGCCATAGGTGTGGCGGATTGGTACGTTCAATCAGAAGACGTAGCAAAGCTTAGAGATGAATTGATACATCGTGAATGGAGAGAGGTAAAAGAAATTCGTACAAGCATAGATGATTGTGTGCGGAAGCTCGGCAAACCAGCTCCAGAAAGTGAACGACTCCATCATTTAACCCCTTTCATTGAAAAGCATTTTTCTCATTCTTCAATAACTGAAGTCATGAATTCTTTAAGAGAAGACGCTTCGAGTGATGCTAAATGTGTATATAACAAGCTTCAAAATAGGTCGCCGCTCTCATTATGTGTGACATTTGCTCATGTAACAAACGGAACCAATCTTACTTCTTTTCATGAGGCATTAGTAATTGATAAGTACGTAGCCTCCCGGTTTATGGAGTGTGATGACTTCTATGAAGGGGTTCGCTGCTTATTAGTCGATAAAGGAACAGAGCCAACGTTTGAGTACCAATCTGTTCAAGAAGTACCTACTGAAACGGTCCAATCGATTTTAGAAAAATAG
- a CDS encoding permease prefix domain 1-containing protein has translation MKKIKQHVERLFQDLQDTEEVIQVKEEIIMNLEEKAQDLMEQGKNEEDAINKTIVDFGDIDEIKAELQGTTTPAPIKSRKKTHPKLNLLFSIWGSALIIALMVFMNLEYSPQTIWFVYPTFAILWWPLSMYFHWLKQGGRKA, from the coding sequence ATGAAGAAAATCAAACAGCATGTCGAGCGTTTGTTTCAGGATTTGCAGGATACAGAAGAAGTGATACAAGTAAAAGAAGAAATCATTATGAACCTGGAGGAGAAAGCACAGGACTTAATGGAGCAGGGCAAAAATGAAGAAGATGCGATTAACAAAACCATTGTAGACTTTGGCGACATTGATGAAATTAAAGCTGAACTACAAGGGACGACAACGCCTGCACCCATAAAATCACGTAAAAAGACACATCCAAAGCTAAATCTACTCTTTTCTATTTGGGGCAGTGCGTTAATCATTGCTTTAATGGTCTTTATGAATCTTGAATATTCTCCACAAACGATTTGGTTTGTATATCCGACCTTTGCCATTCTATGGTGGCCCTTATCTATGTATTTTCATTGGTTAAAGCAAGGAGGAAGAAAAGCATGA